Proteins found in one Muntiacus reevesi chromosome 2, mMunRee1.1, whole genome shotgun sequence genomic segment:
- the AIMP2 gene encoding aminoacyl tRNA synthase complex-interacting multifunctional protein 2, giving the protein MPMYQVKPYHEGSGSLRVELPTCMYRLPNVHGRTGSPAPSADHVQEASDPSLQALESRQDDILKRLYELKAAVDGLSKMIQTPDADLDVTNIIQADEPAALSTSAVDLNTMLGQDHGALKDIVINANPAWPPLSLLVLHQLLCDHFRVLSSVHTHSAVQGVPAHLLQCFGEQTRQRPRHEYQLGFTLIWKDVPKTQMKFSVQTMCPIEGEGNIARFLFSLFGQKQDAVNLTLIDSWVDTAIFQLKEGSSKEKAAVFRSMNSALGKTPWLVGDELTVADVVLWSVLRQTGGCGGTVPANVQKWMRACENLGAFHTALKLLQ; this is encoded by the exons ATGCCGATGTATCAGGTAAAGCCATATCACGAGGGCAGCGGATCTCTCCGCGTAGAGCTTCCCACCTGCATGTACCGGCTCCCCAACGTGCACGGCAGGACCGGCAGCCCGGCGCCGTCCGCCGACCACGTGCAG GAAGCCTCAGACCCATCTCTTCAAGCTCTTGAGTCCCGCCAAGATGATATTTTAAAACGTCTGTACGAGTTGAAAGCTGCGGTCGATGGTCTGTCCAAGATGATTCAGACACCAGATGCAGACTTGGATGTAACCAACATAATCCAGGCTGACGAGCCAGCTGCTTTGTCGACCAGCGCGGTGGACTTAAACACCATGCTCGGACAG GACCACGGGGCACTGAAGGACATCGTCATCAACGCCAACCCCGCCTGGCCGCCGCTGTCCCTGCTCGTGCTGCACCAGCTGCTGTGCGACCACTTCCGGGTCCTGTCCTCGGTGCACACGCACTCGGCCGTCCAGGGCGTGCCGGCCCACCTCCTCCAGTGCTTCGGCGAGCAGACGAGGCAGCGGCCCCGCCACGAGTACCAGCTGGGCTTCACCCTCATCTGGAAGGACG TGCCAAAGACGCAGATGAAGTTCAGCGTCCAGACGATGTGTCCCATTGAAGGGGAAGGGAACATCGCCCGCTTCCTGTTCTCGCTCTTTGGCCAGAAGCAGGATGCTGTGAACCTAACCCTCATAGATAGCTGGGTGGACACAGCTATTTTTCAGCTGAAGGAGGGCAGCAGCAAAGAGAAGGCCGCCGTGTTCCGCTCCATGAACTCTGCcctcgggaagaccccctggctCGTGGGGGACGAGCTCACGGTGGCTGATGTGGTGCTGTGGTCTGTGCTCCGGCAGACGGGGGGCTGTGGGGGGACGGTGCCGGCCAACGTGCAGAAGTGGATGCGGGCCTGTGAAAACCTGGGCGCTTTCCACACGGCCCTCAAGCTCCTTCAGTGA